GGTGAAGCCGATCAGGGCCACGGTGGTGACCGTCGCACCCGCAATCAGCCCCGGTCGTGCCTCTGGCAGCAACACGCGGGTGACCAGCTGCCAGGTCGTCGCCCCCATCGCCTGGGTCGCCTCGATGACGCCGCGATCCACTTCGCGCAGCGCCGTCTCGACAAGACGCGCGTAGAACGGTGCCGCGCCGATCACCAGCGGCACGATCGCACCACGTACACCCAGCGAGGTCCCCATCAGGAACAGCGTGACCGGGATCAGCACGATCATCAGGATGATGAAAGGCACCGAGCGCAGCAGGTTCACCACCAGCGCCAGCACGCCATAGGCGAACGGCCGGCGCTTCATCTGCGGTGCGCCGAACAGGTACAGCAGCACACCCAGTGGCAGGCCGATGGCCAGGGTCAGCGGCAGCGAACCGAGCAGCATCAGCAGGGTATCGATGGTGGCCTGGCCGATGTCGGCCCACTTGCCCGCATCCAGATGGCGGAAGAATCCACCGGCAGTGGCGATGATCATCGACGCAGCTCCTCGACATGCACACCGGCAGCCACGAAGGCGGCCTGCGCGGCGGACTGGTCACCGCCCACCAGGGCGACCACCAGCTGGCCATAGGGGGTGTCCTTGATCCGGTCGATACGGCCGGACAGGATGTTGTAGTCGACCCCGGTCTGGCGCGCGACGCTGCCGAGCAGAGGTTCGTAGGTGTCGCCACCGAGGAAGGTCAGGCGCACGATGCGCCCGCCCACCACGTCGAAATCGCGGTGCAACGCCCCTTCGTCCACGTGCTCCGATTCGCTGACGAAACGACGCGTGGTCGGGTGCTGCGGGTGCAGGAAGACCCGGGTGACCGGTCCGGTCTCGACCATCTGGCCGGCATCGAGCACGGCAACGCGGTCGCAGACACGGCGGATCACGTCCATCTCGTGGGTGATCAGCACGATGGTCAGGCCCAGCTCGCGGTTGATTTTCGACAGCAGCGACAGCACCGCAGCCGTGGTCTGCGGATCGAGCGCACTGGTGGCCTCATCGCACAGCAGGATCTGCGGGCGGGTCGCCAGCGCACGGGCGATGCCGACACGCTGCTTCTGTCCACCGGACAGCTGCGCCGGATACTTCTGCGCGTGCGCTTCCAGGCCCACGGTCTGCAACAGCTCGGCTACGCGCGCGTCGATCTCCGCCTTCGGCGTGCCGGCCAGCTCCAGCGGGAAGGCGACATTGCCAGCCACCGTGCGCGACGACAGCAGGTTGAAGTGCTGGAAAATCATGCCGATGCGCCGGCGCAGCGTGCGCAGGCCGTCCGCGTCCAGTGCGGTGACATCCTCGCCACCGATCAGCAGCCGGCCACCACTGGGTTCTTCCAGGCGGTTGATCATGCGGATGAGGGTCGACTTGCCCGCGCCGGAATGGCCGATGATGCCGAATACCTCACCGGCCTCGATGGTCAGGTCCAGCGGTTGCAGCGCGCTGACTTCGCGGCCGGCAACGGCATAGGATTTGTGCAGGCGCTGGAACTCGATCACGGGCGTGGCTCACCGGCTGGGTGACGGAAGGGGGCGTGCAGCCTACCAGCGCGGGCGGTCGCGCGCCCGCGCCATGGGCCAGAATGTTATTCCTTTTGGTTCTAAGGCGCCCGCACCGGCGCATTGGCTGGGGTCAGAGCCCCTGCGGGGATCCGTCCCCATTTCCTGGCCCAACCGGCTCAGGGATGATCCAGCGGCTTCGGCGGCTGCACCCGGTTCAGGCGCTCGCGATGCAGCAGATACAGGCCTGAGGCGACGATGATCGCCGCGCCCACCCAGGTATAGCCATCGGGCAGCTGGCCCCAGAAGGCCAGGTCCCAGCCAATCACCCAGACCAGCCCGCTGTACTCCAGCGGCGCAATCATCGAGGCCTCGCCCAGCTGGAAGGCCTTGGTCAGGGCGATCTGGCCCAGTGCCCCAGCCAGGCCCATGCCGGCGATCAGTGGCGCATGCGCCAGCTGCAGCGGCACCCAGCCGGGAATGGACAGCAGGCCGGCACCGATGGCCATGATCACTAGGAACCAGACCACCATCGACTGCGAGGTATCGGTCCGGGTCAGCAGGCTGACGGTGATCGCCGCCACGGCATAGGCAGTGGCGGCCGCCAGCACCATCAGGCCAGGCACCGAAATGAAACCGTCCACGCCCGGCCGCAGCACCACCAGCACACCGACCAGGCCGATGCCGATGGCGACCCAGCGCCGCGGCCCGACCCGCTCACCCAGCAGCGGCACCGACAATGCGGCGATCAGCAGAGGGGCGACGAAATAGATGGTGTAGGCGGTGGACAGCGGCAGGTCGCGCAGGGCAAACACGAAGCAGCCGATCATCGCCATGCCCAGCGCGCCACGCAGCAGGTGCAGGCCCCAGCGACGCGGCACCAGCGAGCGCGGCCCGGCACTGGCCAGCACCCAGACCAGCACGAACGGCAACGAGGCCGCGCCGCGCAGGAAGGTCACTTCCAGGGTGGGGTAGCTGGCCGACAGCTGCTTCATGCCAGCGTCCATCAGCGAGAAGCAGGCGACCGCGGCGACCATCCAGGCCACCGCGCGCGAGGGGGAGCGTTGCACGTTCATGGCCCATTATCGCCCGGCCGTCGCCTTCTGTAGAGCCGAGCCCACGCTCGGCGGCTCTTTACAAAGCAGCCGAGCGTTGGCCCGGCTCTACAGAGGACGGGCATGTGGGCCCTCGCGATAGAATGGGCGCCACTGAATCCTGCGGAGCATCGCCCATGCCTTCCTTCGACGTCGTGTCCGAAGTCGACACCCACGAGCTGACCAACGCCATCGACCAGGCCAATCGCGAGCTGAGCACCCGCTTCGACTTCAAGGGCGTGGACGCCAAGTTCGAGCGCGATGGCGATGTCATCAACCAGACCGCCCCGACCGAGTTCCAGCTCAAGCAGATGAACGACATCCTGCGCGCGCGCCTGGCCGCACGCGGCATCGACGTGCTCAGCCTGGAGTTCGGCGACATCGAGACCAACCTGGCCCAAGCCCGGCAGAAGATCACCGTCAAGCAGGGGATCGAGCAGAAGATCGCCAAGAAGATCGCCGCAGCGCTGAAGGATGCCAAGCTGAAAGTGGAAAGCCAGATCAACGGCGACAAGCTGCGCGTGCAGGGCAAGAAGCGCGACGACCTGCAGGACGCCATCGCCGTGCTCAAGGCCGGCAAGTTCGAGCTGCCGCTGCAGTTCAACAACTTCCGCGACTGAGGCATCCGCCGGGCATGGCCCGGCGCTGCCAGCGGCAGGTACGACGGCGCGTTGCCAGCGACGCGCCTACAATGGCGGCCCCGCCAGCCGACGTGCCCGCCATGACCGATTCCCACCTGCCCACCGATGACCCGATCGCCGCCACCCGCCTGTGGCTGGAGCGCATCGTCATCGGCCTGAACCTGTGCCCGTTCGCCAAGGCGGTCTATGTGAAGGACCAGGTCCGCATCGTGCTCAGCGATGCGACCACGCCGGAAGCGCTGGTTGAACAGCTGGCCGAGGAGCTGGTGCTGCTGCGCGACACGCCGGCCGAGCAGATCGACACCACGCTGATCGTGCATCCGCAGGTGCTGACCGATTTCCTCGATTACAACGACTTCCTCGACAACGCCGACGCGGCGATCGAGGCATTGGACCTGCAGGGCATCCTGCAGGTGGCCAGCTTCCACCCGGACTACCAGTTCGATGGCGTGGCCGCCGACGACGCCAGCAACTACACCAATCGCGCGCCCTTCCCCACCCTGCACCTGCTGCGCGAAGACAGCGTGGCGCGCGCCGTGGATGTCTATCCGGACCCGGACGTGATCGTCGAGCGCAACATCCAGACCCTGGACCGCATCGGCGTGGACGGCTGGCATCGCCGCCTGCGCGGCGAAGACCTGACGTGAGCGCGGTGCCGCCGATTGCCGCATGGCCGGCCGCGCCGCTGTCGGGCAAGGTGGTGCTGGTCACCGGCGGCGCCAACGGCATCGGTCGCGGTATTGCCCAGGCCGTGCTCGGTGCCGGTGGGCGCGTACTGATCGGCGACCTGGACGTGGAGGCCGGCGAGGCGTGCCTGGCGGAATGGCAGCGCGGTGATGACGCCGCGTTCCAGCGCCTGGACATCACCGACGAAGCCAGCGTGCGCGACTTCATCGCCGTGGCCCTGCAGCGTTTCGGCCGCATCGACGGGCTGGTCAACAACGCGGGGATCGCCGGCCCGCACGGAACGCTGCTGCAGGACATGGACTGGGACGAGTGGCAGCGCCGGCTGTCTTCGCTGCACGGCGCGTTCCTGTGCAGCAAGCATGCATTGCCCGCGCTGACCGCCAGCGCTGCCGGTGCGATCATCAACATCGCCTCCACCCGCGCCTGGCAATCCGAAGCACACAGCGAAGCCTATGCCGCGGCCAAGGGCGGACTGGTGGCCTTTACCCATGCGCTGGCGATCAGCAGCGGCCCGGCGGTGCGGGTGAACAGCATCAGTCCCGGCTGGATCGGCACCACCGCCTGGCAGGCCCCTTCGCGGCGCCACGCGCCGGAGTACTCGGCCATCGACCAGGCACAGCACCCGGTCGGCCGTGTCGGCCGGCCGGAGGATATAGGTGCACTGGCGGTGTACCTGCTGTCGTCGCTGTCCGGTTTCAGCACCGGCCAGGATTTCATCGTCGACGGCGGCATGACCCGGAAAATGATCTACGCCGAATGAAAAAAGGGGACGGAGGGGATTAAGTCGTTTGTGCACAAACGACTTAATCCCCTCCGTCCCCTTTTTTGCGAAGGTGCCAACCAAGGTTGGCACCCACCACAACGGTTTACGCCATGCCCGAGTGGCGCAGCAGCGCGTCGATCTGCGGTGCGCGGCCGCGGAAGGCCTTGAAGTTCTCCGCCGCCGGGCGGCTGCCACCGCGCGACAGGATCTCGTCGCGGAAGCGTGCGCCGGTTTCAGCCAGTGCCTGCGGTGCTTCCTCGAACGCAGCATAGGCGTCGGCGCTGAGTACCTCGGCCCACTTGTAGCTGTAGTAACCAGCGGCGTAACCACCGGCGAAGATGTGGCTGAACTGATGCGGGAAGCGGTTCCAGGCCGGCGGGTGGTTCACCGCCACTTCCGCGCGCACGCGATCCAGCAGTGCCAGCACGCTGTCCTGCGCCGGTTCGAACTGGCTGTGCAGCAGCATGTCGAACAGGCCGAATTCCAGCTGGCGCACGGTGGCCATGCCGCTGTGGAAGTTGCGCGCGGCCAGCATGCGTTCGTACAGCGCGCGCGGCAGCGGCTCGCCACTGTCCACGTGCGCGGTCATTGCCTGCAGGTGCTCCCATTCCCAGCAGAAGTTCTCCATGAACTGGCTGGGCAGCTCCACCGCATCCCATTCCACGCCGTTGATGCCGGCCACACCCAGTTCGCCGATGCGGGTCAGCAGCTGGTGCAGACCGTGGCCCATTTCATGGAACAGCGTGGTCACTTCATTGTGGCTGAAGGTGGCCGGCTTGCCGTTGGCACCGCGGCCGAAGTTGCACACCAGGTAGACCAGCGGGGTCTGCACGCTGCCGTCGGCGCGCACGCGACGGTTGCGGCAATCGTCCATCCACGCGCCGCCACGCTTGCCTTCGCGTGCGTACAGGTCCAGGTAGAACTGGCCGACCAGCGCACCCTGCGCATCGACCAGGCGGAAGAAGCGCACGTCCTCGTGCCAGACCGGCGCACTGTCTTCCTGCACGCGCAGGCCGTACAGCTGCTCGATCACCGAGAACAGGCCGCCCAGCACCTTGGGCTCGGTGAAGTACTGCTTCACTTCCTGCTCGGAATAGCTGTAGCGCGCCTGCTTCAGGCGGTCGGCGGCGAATGCCAGGTCCCAGGCCTGCAGGGCATCGATGCCCAGCTGCTCGCGTGCGAACTGCTCCAGCTCGGCGCGGTCCTTGGCCGCGAACGGCTTGGCACGCGTGGCCAGGTCACGCAGGAAACCCAGCACTTCGGCCGGGTCCTGCGCCATCTTGGTCGCCACCGAATAATCACCATACGAACCAAAGCCGAGCAGCGCGGCCAGTTCCGCACGGAGAGCAAGGATCCGATCGATGTTGCCGCTGTTGTCCAGCGCGTCATCGCCGAACTCGGAGGCACGCTGCGCGCTGGCGCGGTACAGGATCTCGCGCAGATCGCGATCTTCAGCCCAGGTCTGCACCGGCAGGTAGCACGGCATCTGCAGGGTCAGTTTCCAGCCGGTCTTGCCGTCCTTCTCTGCCGCAGCATGCGCGGCGGCCTTCACGTCCTCCGGCAGGCCCTTCAGTCGCGCTTCGTCCTCGATGAGCAGCGACCACGCGTCGGTAGCGTCGAGCACGTTCTGCGAGAACTTCGCCGACAGCGCTGACAGTTCTTCCTTGATCGCAGCAAAGCGCTGCTGCGCCTCGGGCGCCAGCTCGGCACCGCCCAGGCGGAAATCACGCAGGGTGTTGTCCAGCACCTTGCGTTGGGCCTGATCGAAGGTCGCGGCCTCCGGGCTCGCGGCCAGCGCCTGGTACTGGCGGTACAGCGCCAGGTTCTGCCCCAGCGCACTGGCGAAGCGGGTCACCCGCGGCAGGTTGCTGTTGTAGGCCTCACGCAGTTCCGGGGTGTTCACCACGCCCTGCAGGTGGCCGACCAGGCCCCAGGCGCGCCACAGGCGCTCGGTGGCATCGTCCAGCGGGGCCACGAAGGTCTCCCAGCGCACCGGCTGCACCTGCTCGGCTGCGCTGACGGCGGCTTCGGCTTCGGCCAGCAGCACGTCCAGCGCCGGCGCCACGTGCTCGGGGCGGATCGCCTCGAAGCGCGGCAGGCCGGAAACATCGAGCAGGGGGTTGGCAGCGGTCACGGCAGATCTCCAGGATACGGGCCCGGCGGGCGGGCAGCCCTGTAGATATGGCGCTGGCAGGTGGGGCTGACAAGGGGGGCACGGCATTCACATCGGCCTTACGCTCGCGCCCCGAAGCTCTGGCTGCGGGGGAGTCCGCAGCGGTAGGTACCGAACGAGGCCCCACATGGAAGGTCTGGCTGCAGTTGCATCCGCCATTCCGGCGCGGTCGCTGGCATTGTCCGCCAGCCCGGCCGAACTGACCTGGATCGCCGCGCTGTGCGATGCCGGCGACGACGCCCCGCGCCACCTGCAACAGCTGCAGGCGGTGCTGCAGCAGGGCGGCACGTTCAATGACGCCCAGGAGTGGTACCCGTTCGAAGTGGTCGAGCGCGGCGCCAGCCAGCTACAGCTGGGCCACGAGCGCGAGTTCGTGATCTGCGTGCTGCTGTGGCTGCAGGCCCTGGCCCAGGGCCGCGCCAGCATCCTGGATCCCAGCCTGCACCTGGATGACCGCGCGATGGACATCGAGGCGTTGCCTGATGCACTGCGCGATGCGGTGCTGGATGCGTTCACCGCGGCGGGGTATTGATCGAGGCGCGACACACCGCTGCGCCCGCCAGGCCATGCCCGGCGGCACTATCGGCCGGCCTACAGCGCTTCCAGGCTGCACCACGGAAGCTCGGGCAGCCCCTGCCCGGCCACCGCTGCGGCCAACTGTGCATCGGCGCCGTCGACATCGATACCCTGCCGCCCGTACCACGACGGATCGTAGTAGCTCTGCGCATAACGCTCGCCGCTGTCGCACAGGATGCTGACGATGCTGCCCTGGTGGCCCGCCTCGCGCATCCACTGCGCGGCCTGCAGCACGCCGATGAAGTTGGTTCCGGTCGAGCCGCCGACACGGCGGCCGAGCTGACGGCTGACATGGCGCATCGCGGCCAGGCTCAGCGCGTCGGGTACCTTCACCATCGCATCGACGCTGGTCGGGATGAAACTCGGCTCCACTCGTGGCCGGCCGATGCCTTCCACGCGCGAACCGCCGCTGCAGGTCAGGCCACGCCAGTCCTGCTCACCGGCCACGGCGGCCTGGTAGCCGTCGAAGAACACCGACACTTCCGGGTCCGCGCACAGGATGCGGGTGTCGTGCCGGCGGTAGCTGACATAGCGGCCCAGCGTCGCCGCAGTGCCGCCGGTGCCCGGGCTGCACACGATCCATTCCGGAACCGGGCTGGGCTCCTCGGCCATCTGCTTGAAGATGGATTCGGCGATGTTGTTGTTGGCACGCCAGTCGGTCGCCCGCTCGGCATAGGTGAACTGGTCCATGAAGTGGCCACCGGTTTCGCGGGCCAGCTTCTCCGATTCACCGTTGAGGTCACAGGCGCGTTCGACCAGGTGGCAGCGGCCCCCATGGAACTCGATCGCGGCGATCTTTTCAGGCGAGGTGCTGGCCGGGATCACCGCAATGAACGGCAGCCCGAGCAGGCGCGCGAAGTAGGCTTCGGATACCGCGGTCGAGCCGCTGGACGCCTCGATCACCGGCCGTCCTTCGCGCAACCAGCCGTTGGTCAACGCGTACAGGAACAGCGAGCGTGCCAGCCGGTGCTTGAGGCTGCCGGTCGGATGGCTCGACTCGTCCTTCAGGTACACATCGATGCCCTCGAACCCGGGCAGCGCCAGCGGGATCAGATGGGTATCGGCGGAACGGTTGAAATCGGCTTCGATCTTGCGGATGGCGGCGGCCACCCATTCACGCTGCGACATGGCGGGCAATGCTCAGAACGGAACGGTGCGATCCGGCCATTGTACGTCGCGGTGCCGTCAGCTGCGGGCCGGTAGAATGAAGCCATCCGGCCGGCAACGGCCCTGTCTGAAGGATCTCCCCCCATGACCATTCCCGCCCTGCGCGATGTCCCCGGCGTCGCCGCCCAGGCCCCGGCCGACACCACCGGCTTCGTGTTCAACCACACCATGCTGCGGGTGAAGGACATCACTGCCTCGCTGGATTTCTACACCCGCGTGCTCGGCTACCAGCTGATCGACAAGCGCGACTTCCCGGACGCCCAGTTCAGCCTGTACTTCCTGGCCTACGTCCCGGCCGGCACGGTGGTGCCGGAAGACGACTCCCAGCGTCGCGTGTGGATGGCTGGCCTGCCGGGCGTGCTGGAACTGACCCACAACCACGGCACCGAAACCCAGGACGGCGCGGTCTACCACGACGGCAACAGCGACCCGCGCGGCTTCGGCCACATCTGCGTGTCGGTGCCTGACATCGAGGCGGCCTGCCAGCGCTTCGAAGACCTCGGCGTGACCTTCCAGAAGCGCCTGACCGACGGCCGCATGAAGAACCTGGCCTTCATCAAGGACCCGGACGGCTACTGGGTCGAGATCATCGCCAACTGACAAAAAGGGGACGGAGGGGATTAAGCCGTTTCTGGCACTATTGGGCTGGAAGCGACTTAATCCCCTCCGTCCCCTTTTTTGCGAGGTTCGTATGGAAACGATGGAACTGCACCGCGGCCGTCTGATCGACCATATCCAGCTGGTGGTGCGTGACCTCGCCGCCAGTCGCCGTTTCTACCAGGCGGTGTTCGACACCATCGGCATCCCGATTGCCGGTGAAGGCGATGACTACTTCTGGGCCGACGAACTGTTCATTTCCAGCGCCAGCAGCGAGGCCGCCGCCGGCCAGCTGACCGGCCGCCACCACCTGGCGTTCCAGGCGCGCGACAGCGCCACCGTCGATGCCTTCCATACCGCCGCAATCGCTGCCGGCGGCACCGACAATGGCGCGCCAGGCGAACGCCCCTACCATCCGGGCTACTACGGCGCCTTCGTGCTCGATCCGGATGGCAACAACATCGAAGTGGTCTACCACGGCCCGGCGAACTACAGCGCCGACTCGGTGAAGGTCACTTTCTGATTTCACCGATGCCGTGAACGAAGAAGCCGGGCAATGCCCGGCTTCTCTGCTTCCAGCGCTGCAGCCCTCAGTGAGCGGCCATATAGATGTCCTGAAGCACGGCCTTCTCAAGTTCCAGCTCGCCCAGCAGGTTCTTCACGATATCGCCCAGGCTGAGGATGCCGACCAAGCGGGCGCCTTCAGTGACCATCAGATGACGACGCCGCGAGTACGTCATCAACGACATGGCCTGTTTCAGCGTGGCTTCCGGCGCAATGCCCTCCAGACCGGTGGACGGCAGGCTGGAAATCACCCGGCGACCGGCCTGCGGGCCGTCGTCGGCCAGGGTACGCACGATGTCCTTTTCGGAAATGATGCCCACCGGGGCATCGTCCTTCATCACCACCAGCGCAGCGATCTTGTTCGCGCTCATCTTGTGGGCGGCGGCACCGATGGTGTCTTCGGCATCGATGGTGATGACAGCTTCTTTCTTGGATTGCAGGAGTTCGCGGACGTTCATTCTTGTTTCCTGGTGCAGGTCACTGAAGTCAAAAAAGTGTGCTCTTCCGATACGCCCCCTCCCCGGGAACAGACCTTTCAGCGCACGTCTGGCGCACCCGTCTGCCGCTTGGAATGGCTCGGCAGACGACGTGCTGCAACGCGAACGAGGTGGGCTCAACCGCTCAACCCGAACCTCGGTCAAATCGATTCTACGACTGCGACCATCGGTCACTACCGGCATCGATAGGACAGTTCGTCGTGGGAACCTACTGACGATCCAGAGAATGGCACCGCGGCTGAAACCGCCGCTGAATACAAGAGGCATCGCGCATTAAAGATTGATTGCCTGCTGCCGACGGCGGACAGAACACCCGGCGGCTGTCCCACTTCGCACGGACTCCGGCACAAACGAAAGGGGCCACGCAGGCCCCTTTCGCATGCAGCATCCACAGCTCCGGGGATGTCTTACTCCACCGTCACGCTCTTGGCCAGGTTACGCGGCTTGTCCACATCAGTGCCGCGTGCCAGTGCGGTGTGGTACGCCAGCAGCTGCACCGGGATGGTGTGCACGATCGGGCTGAGCACGCCGGCATGGCGCGGCGTGCGGATCACGTGCACGCCTTCGGACTCGTTGAAGTTGCTGTCCTGGTCGGCAAATACGAACAGCTCGCCACCGCGCGCACGCACTTCCTGCATGTTCGACTTCACCTTCTCCAGCAGGCTGTCGTTGGGGGCGATCACCACCACCGGCATGTCCTCGTCCACCAGCGCCAGCGGGCCGTGCTTCAGCTCACCCGCCGGGTAGGCCTCGGCGTGGATGTAGGAGATCTCCTTGAGCTTGAGCGAGCCTTCCAGCGCGATCGGGTAATGCAGGCCACGGCCGAGGAACAGCGCGCTGCTCTTGCGCGCGAAACGCTCGGCCCAGGCGGCGATCTGCGGCTCCATGTTCAGTGCGTGCTGCACGCTGCCCGGCAGGAAGCGCAGCTGCTCCAGGTAGTCCGCTTCCTGCGCCGCGTCGATGCGGCCATGCAGCTTGCCCAGCACCACGGTCAGCTGGAACAGTGCGGCCAGCTGGGTGGTGAAGGCCTTGGTCGAGGCCACGCCGATCTCGGCGCCGGCGCGGGTGTAGCAGACCAGCTCGCTGGCGCGCGGAATCGCGCTTTCCGGCACGTTGCAGATCGACAGCGTGTGCTTGTGGCCAAGCGACTTGGCGTACTTCAACGCTTCCATCGTATCCAGCGTTTCGCCGGACTGGGAGATGGTGACGATCAGGTGCTTCGGGTTCGCATA
The sequence above is a segment of the Stenotrophomonas maltophilia genome. Coding sequences within it:
- a CDS encoding methionine ABC transporter permease — protein: MIIATAGGFFRHLDAGKWADIGQATIDTLLMLLGSLPLTLAIGLPLGVLLYLFGAPQMKRRPFAYGVLALVVNLLRSVPFIILMIVLIPVTLFLMGTSLGVRGAIVPLVIGAAPFYARLVETALREVDRGVIEATQAMGATTWQLVTRVLLPEARPGLIAGATVTTVALIGFTAMGGAIGSGGLGDLAFRDGYQRSHTDVALVTVVLLLVLVQLLQMLGDRLVAHYSRK
- a CDS encoding methionine ABC transporter ATP-binding protein, whose protein sequence is MIEFQRLHKSYAVAGREVSALQPLDLTIEAGEVFGIIGHSGAGKSTLIRMINRLEEPSGGRLLIGGEDVTALDADGLRTLRRRIGMIFQHFNLLSSRTVAGNVAFPLELAGTPKAEIDARVAELLQTVGLEAHAQKYPAQLSGGQKQRVGIARALATRPQILLCDEATSALDPQTTAAVLSLLSKINRELGLTIVLITHEMDVIRRVCDRVAVLDAGQMVETGPVTRVFLHPQHPTTRRFVSESEHVDEGALHRDFDVVGGRIVRLTFLGGDTYEPLLGSVARQTGVDYNILSGRIDRIKDTPYGQLVVALVGGDQSAAQAAFVAAGVHVEELRR
- a CDS encoding DMT family transporter, yielding MNVQRSPSRAVAWMVAAVACFSLMDAGMKQLSASYPTLEVTFLRGAASLPFVLVWVLASAGPRSLVPRRWGLHLLRGALGMAMIGCFVFALRDLPLSTAYTIYFVAPLLIAALSVPLLGERVGPRRWVAIGIGLVGVLVVLRPGVDGFISVPGLMVLAAATAYAVAAITVSLLTRTDTSQSMVVWFLVIMAIGAGLLSIPGWVPLQLAHAPLIAGMGLAGALGQIALTKAFQLGEASMIAPLEYSGLVWVIGWDLAFWGQLPDGYTWVGAAIIVASGLYLLHRERLNRVQPPKPLDHP
- a CDS encoding YajQ family cyclic di-GMP-binding protein, coding for MPSFDVVSEVDTHELTNAIDQANRELSTRFDFKGVDAKFERDGDVINQTAPTEFQLKQMNDILRARLAARGIDVLSLEFGDIETNLAQARQKITVKQGIEQKIAKKIAAALKDAKLKVESQINGDKLRVQGKKRDDLQDAIAVLKAGKFELPLQFNNFRD
- a CDS encoding DUF1415 domain-containing protein translates to MTDSHLPTDDPIAATRLWLERIVIGLNLCPFAKAVYVKDQVRIVLSDATTPEALVEQLAEELVLLRDTPAEQIDTTLIVHPQVLTDFLDYNDFLDNADAAIEALDLQGILQVASFHPDYQFDGVAADDASNYTNRAPFPTLHLLREDSVARAVDVYPDPDVIVERNIQTLDRIGVDGWHRRLRGEDLT
- a CDS encoding SDR family oxidoreductase is translated as MSAVPPIAAWPAAPLSGKVVLVTGGANGIGRGIAQAVLGAGGRVLIGDLDVEAGEACLAEWQRGDDAAFQRLDITDEASVRDFIAVALQRFGRIDGLVNNAGIAGPHGTLLQDMDWDEWQRRLSSLHGAFLCSKHALPALTASAAGAIINIASTRAWQSEAHSEAYAAAKGGLVAFTHALAISSGPAVRVNSISPGWIGTTAWQAPSRRHAPEYSAIDQAQHPVGRVGRPEDIGALAVYLLSSLSGFSTGQDFIVDGGMTRKMIYAE
- a CDS encoding M3 family metallopeptidase, whose translation is MTAANPLLDVSGLPRFEAIRPEHVAPALDVLLAEAEAAVSAAEQVQPVRWETFVAPLDDATERLWRAWGLVGHLQGVVNTPELREAYNSNLPRVTRFASALGQNLALYRQYQALAASPEAATFDQAQRKVLDNTLRDFRLGGAELAPEAQQRFAAIKEELSALSAKFSQNVLDATDAWSLLIEDEARLKGLPEDVKAAAHAAAEKDGKTGWKLTLQMPCYLPVQTWAEDRDLREILYRASAQRASEFGDDALDNSGNIDRILALRAELAALLGFGSYGDYSVATKMAQDPAEVLGFLRDLATRAKPFAAKDRAELEQFAREQLGIDALQAWDLAFAADRLKQARYSYSEQEVKQYFTEPKVLGGLFSVIEQLYGLRVQEDSAPVWHEDVRFFRLVDAQGALVGQFYLDLYAREGKRGGAWMDDCRNRRVRADGSVQTPLVYLVCNFGRGANGKPATFSHNEVTTLFHEMGHGLHQLLTRIGELGVAGINGVEWDAVELPSQFMENFCWEWEHLQAMTAHVDSGEPLPRALYERMLAARNFHSGMATVRQLEFGLFDMLLHSQFEPAQDSVLALLDRVRAEVAVNHPPAWNRFPHQFSHIFAGGYAAGYYSYKWAEVLSADAYAAFEEAPQALAETGARFRDEILSRGGSRPAAENFKAFRGRAPQIDALLRHSGMA
- a CDS encoding PLP-dependent cysteine synthase family protein, which codes for MSQREWVAAAIRKIEADFNRSADTHLIPLALPGFEGIDVYLKDESSHPTGSLKHRLARSLFLYALTNGWLREGRPVIEASSGSTAVSEAYFARLLGLPFIAVIPASTSPEKIAAIEFHGGRCHLVERACDLNGESEKLARETGGHFMDQFTYAERATDWRANNNIAESIFKQMAEEPSPVPEWIVCSPGTGGTAATLGRYVSYRRHDTRILCADPEVSVFFDGYQAAVAGEQDWRGLTCSGGSRVEGIGRPRVEPSFIPTSVDAMVKVPDALSLAAMRHVSRQLGRRVGGSTGTNFIGVLQAAQWMREAGHQGSIVSILCDSGERYAQSYYDPSWYGRQGIDVDGADAQLAAAVAGQGLPELPWCSLEAL
- the gloA gene encoding lactoylglutathione lyase, with product MTIPALRDVPGVAAQAPADTTGFVFNHTMLRVKDITASLDFYTRVLGYQLIDKRDFPDAQFSLYFLAYVPAGTVVPEDDSQRRVWMAGLPGVLELTHNHGTETQDGAVYHDGNSDPRGFGHICVSVPDIEAACQRFEDLGVTFQKRLTDGRMKNLAFIKDPDGYWVEIIAN
- a CDS encoding VOC family protein, whose amino-acid sequence is METMELHRGRLIDHIQLVVRDLAASRRFYQAVFDTIGIPIAGEGDDYFWADELFISSASSEAAAGQLTGRHHLAFQARDSATVDAFHTAAIAAGGTDNGAPGERPYHPGYYGAFVLDPDGNNIEVVYHGPANYSADSVKVTF
- a CDS encoding CBS domain-containing protein, producing MNVRELLQSKKEAVITIDAEDTIGAAAHKMSANKIAALVVMKDDAPVGIISEKDIVRTLADDGPQAGRRVISSLPSTGLEGIAPEATLKQAMSLMTYSRRRHLMVTEGARLVGILSLGDIVKNLLGELELEKAVLQDIYMAAH